In Methanothermus fervidus DSM 2088, a single genomic region encodes these proteins:
- a CDS encoding small GTP-binding protein (COGs: COG1163 GTPase~InterPro IPR006074: IPR002917: IPR004095: IPR006073: IPR 005225~KEGG: mth:MTH1621 GTP1/OBG family GTP-binding protein~PFAM: TGS domain protein; GTP-binding protein HSR1-related~SPTR: O27658 GTP-binding protein, GTP1/OBG family~TIGRFAM: small GTP-binding protein~PFAM: GTPase of unknown function; TGS domain~TIGRFAM: small GTP-binding protein domain) yields MIKELEEEIRRTPYNKATARHIGRLKARIAKLREEASKKSGKSKGKGFLIKKTGDATVVLVGFPSVGKSTLLNKLTNAESKVGNYQFTTLNIVPGMLEYKGAKIQIFDIPGIIKGASEGKGRGREVLSSVRAADLIVVVMDVFNLDYDTIINELRNVDIRPGEKPPDIRIKKKERGGINIYSTNKVDEEVVRSILREYNIYSADVIIREKFDVDRFIDAIAGNRTYIPVLKVVNKIDLVNKEYLKHVKSKFPDAILVSAKNNLNIDKLKEEIFKNLNLIRIYTKKPGKDPNYKEPLIMRKGCTIEDVCKKLHKSFLEDFRYARVWGKSAKFNGQKVGLEHVLEDGDIVQIIKKV; encoded by the coding sequence ATGATAAAAGAACTAGAAGAAGAAATAAGAAGAACGCCCTATAATAAGGCGACTGCTCGACACATTGGAAGATTAAAGGCAAGAATTGCAAAATTAAGAGAAGAAGCCTCAAAAAAATCTGGGAAATCTAAAGGTAAAGGTTTTTTAATTAAAAAAACTGGTGATGCAACAGTTGTTTTAGTAGGATTTCCATCAGTTGGAAAATCTACATTATTGAATAAACTTACTAATGCCGAATCAAAAGTTGGGAATTATCAATTTACAACACTCAACATAGTTCCAGGAATGCTTGAATACAAAGGTGCAAAAATACAGATATTTGATATTCCAGGTATAATCAAAGGTGCTTCAGAAGGTAAAGGAAGAGGTAGAGAAGTACTTTCATCAGTTAGAGCCGCAGATTTAATTGTTGTAGTAATGGATGTGTTTAATTTAGATTACGACACTATTATAAATGAACTAAGGAATGTAGATATTAGACCTGGAGAAAAACCTCCTGATATACGCATCAAAAAGAAAGAAAGAGGCGGAATCAATATTTATTCAACAAATAAAGTTGATGAAGAAGTTGTCAGATCTATTTTACGTGAATATAATATCTACAGTGCTGATGTAATTATAAGAGAGAAGTTTGATGTAGATAGATTCATAGATGCAATAGCCGGAAATAGAACATATATACCTGTTTTAAAAGTTGTGAACAAAATAGATTTGGTGAATAAAGAATATCTTAAACATGTTAAATCTAAATTTCCAGATGCTATCCTAGTTTCAGCAAAAAATAATTTAAATATTGATAAACTCAAAGAAGAAATATTTAAAAATTTAAATCTTATACGTATCTACACAAAAAAACCTGGTAAGGACCCAAATTATAAAGAACCTTTAATTATGAGAAAGGGATGTACTATCGAAGATGTTTGTAAAAAATTACATAAAAGCTTTTTAGAGGATTTCAGATATGCAAGGGTATGGGGAAAATCTGCAAAATTCAATGGTCAGAAAGTAGGATTAGAACATGTTCTTGAGGATGGAGATATTGTTCAGATAATAAAAAAGGTGTAA
- a CDS encoding Oligosaccharyl transferase STT3 subunit (COGs: COG1287 membrane protein required for N-linked glycosylation~InterPro IPR003674~KEGG: mth:MTH1623 oligosaccharyl transferase STT3 subunit related protein~PFAM: Oligosaccharyl transferase STT3 subunit~SPTR: O27660 Oligosaccharyl transferase STT3 subunit related protein~PFAM: Oligosaccharyl transferase STT3 subunit) — protein sequence MKKKMLNTIKQIAIIAILFSLAFYIRSEAVNIGGVPPDQKNFYKDPSTGLPYFSEIDSYYNLRLTTNFLTKGMLGDTKVNGKDWDLHSYYPPGRPVDYPPMIVYVTSFLYKFVNIFKKVSLPVVAFWTGAFIGSLVVIPAYLFVRKITNDYGGITAALLVAFAPVYFAHTFAGLFRTAMFNVLFPILIMWFFAESIVAKTFKRRVIFAVATAISIILFSLSWVGYVFYLAVIFVVALVYFGLRYFIERGKVEYVSKLDWIKGQRELLALLIVAIICGGILTIGGGPSAIPNALSQLVGAVQMQALTQTSSYPNVYISVAELQVPPFVMPIPGKPGSVFLPNQMSAVGQIGGLGVFLLGVAGIIALLWKAGSIYRSEFSLTKDFLKTTPKIRAGKTSKFKKRKRRISEEVSRDIQIEHLFYAVLFTIWSIMAGYAVTKGIRFAEPFSIPMSLSAGIFVGFAADFVKKHVRAELTALTLAFICGILAASPFAPTVQMKFLAGIISAILVYIVRKHSLRSVIIALLIVGVAATPSIYGAQQFASQIVPSSNTGMYNATKWIKDHTTPGTVIMSWWDFGHFFTYEADRPVTFDGGSQNTPRAYWIGKALLTNNETLSAGILRMLASSGDKAYLTLDNYTHDTAKTVEILDKTLGVPKSEARNIMINEYKLTPQQADTILQYTHPDKKRPFVLVCSSDMIPKAAWWSYFGSWNFETKNGTHYFYHISQQVSPPQKEKDKTVIYTINEVMQNQMICTKIEKKANEINATILMGTKGNLNEVKPHKLVIIEGNRVVKNEIVDKDSNYGLVVIGQGGSYVTIVMDKQLEDSVFTKLFILGGFNQTTFKYLHSEPGVSIWTAQ from the coding sequence GTGAAGAAAAAAATGCTAAACACTATTAAACAAATAGCCATCATTGCTATCCTTTTTTCATTAGCATTTTATATAAGATCAGAGGCCGTAAACATTGGAGGCGTTCCTCCAGACCAAAAAAACTTCTACAAAGATCCATCTACAGGATTACCTTACTTTAGTGAAATAGATTCATACTACAACTTACGTTTAACAACTAATTTTTTAACAAAAGGAATGTTGGGAGATACTAAAGTAAATGGTAAAGATTGGGACCTACACTCCTACTATCCACCAGGTAGACCAGTTGATTATCCACCAATGATTGTCTATGTTACCTCTTTCCTTTATAAGTTTGTTAATATCTTTAAAAAAGTTTCATTGCCTGTGGTAGCATTTTGGACAGGTGCATTTATAGGATCTCTCGTTGTAATTCCTGCATATCTATTTGTAAGAAAAATAACTAATGATTATGGTGGTATTACAGCAGCACTCTTAGTAGCATTTGCACCTGTGTATTTTGCACACACCTTCGCTGGACTGTTCCGTACGGCTATGTTTAACGTTTTGTTCCCAATATTAATTATGTGGTTTTTTGCTGAAAGTATAGTTGCAAAAACGTTTAAACGTAGGGTTATATTTGCTGTAGCCACGGCCATATCAATAATATTATTCTCACTTTCATGGGTTGGATATGTATTCTACCTAGCAGTTATTTTTGTGGTTGCACTTGTATACTTCGGACTGAGATACTTCATAGAGAGAGGAAAGGTAGAATATGTAAGCAAGCTAGATTGGATAAAAGGACAAAGAGAGTTATTAGCATTGTTGATTGTAGCTATCATTTGTGGTGGCATATTAACGATAGGTGGTGGTCCATCAGCGATACCTAATGCATTGTCTCAGTTAGTAGGTGCAGTACAAATGCAAGCATTGACTCAAACATCTTCATATCCTAACGTATATATTTCAGTTGCTGAGTTGCAAGTTCCTCCCTTTGTAATGCCCATACCTGGAAAACCAGGGTCTGTATTTTTACCTAATCAAATGTCAGCTGTTGGTCAAATAGGAGGACTTGGGGTATTTCTATTAGGTGTTGCAGGGATAATTGCTCTCTTATGGAAAGCTGGTTCTATATATAGGAGTGAATTTTCATTGACAAAAGATTTCCTTAAAACTACTCCAAAAATTAGAGCAGGTAAAACAAGTAAATTTAAGAAAAGAAAAAGAAGAATAAGTGAAGAAGTATCAAGAGATATTCAAATAGAACATTTATTTTATGCTGTGTTATTTACAATTTGGAGTATTATGGCAGGTTATGCAGTAACGAAGGGTATAAGATTTGCTGAACCATTTTCAATACCAATGTCACTTTCTGCAGGAATTTTTGTTGGTTTTGCTGCAGATTTCGTGAAAAAACATGTTCGTGCAGAACTTACAGCCTTAACACTTGCATTTATCTGTGGTATATTAGCCGCGTCGCCATTTGCACCAACAGTCCAAATGAAATTTTTAGCTGGAATTATTTCAGCTATTTTAGTTTATATTGTAAGGAAACATTCGTTAAGATCGGTTATAATTGCACTATTGATTGTAGGAGTCGCTGCAACTCCTTCAATATATGGAGCACAACAATTTGCATCTCAGATCGTCCCATCATCAAATACAGGAATGTACAATGCAACAAAATGGATTAAAGATCATACGACACCGGGAACCGTAATTATGTCCTGGTGGGACTTTGGGCACTTTTTCACTTATGAAGCAGATAGACCTGTAACATTTGATGGTGGTTCTCAGAACACGCCTAGAGCATATTGGATAGGTAAAGCGTTGCTAACTAACAATGAAACATTATCAGCCGGAATTTTAAGAATGTTGGCAAGTAGTGGTGATAAAGCATATTTAACATTGGATAATTACACACACGACACCGCAAAAACTGTTGAAATATTAGATAAAACATTGGGTGTTCCAAAATCAGAAGCTAGAAACATAATGATAAATGAATATAAGCTTACACCTCAACAAGCAGATACTATTTTACAATATACACATCCAGACAAGAAAAGACCATTTGTACTTGTATGTAGTTCAGATATGATACCCAAAGCAGCATGGTGGTCATATTTCGGAAGCTGGAACTTTGAAACAAAAAATGGTACTCATTACTTCTACCACATCTCACAACAAGTGTCTCCACCACAGAAAGAAAAGGATAAAACCGTGATATACACAATAAACGAAGTAATGCAAAATCAGATGATATGTACAAAAATTGAGAAAAAAGCTAATGAAATAAATGCAACAATTCTCATGGGTACAAAAGGTAATTTAAATGAAGTTAAACCACATAAGTTAGTAATAATTGAAGGAAATCGTGTTGTAAAGAATGAAATAGTTGATAAAGATAGTAATTACGGATTAGTCGTAATTGGCCAAGGAGGATCATATGTAACAATAGTTATGGATAAACAACTTGAAGATTCAGTCTTTACAAAATTATTCATACTTGGAGGTTTTAACCAGACAACATTTAAGTATCTACATTCAGAACCAGGAGTTTCAATATGGACTGCTCAGTGA
- a CDS encoding DNA topoisomerase I (COGs: COG0550 Topoisomerase IA~InterPro IPR000380: IPR006171: IPR013497: IPR013498: IPR 013826: IPR013824: IPR006154: IPR003601: IPR003602: IPR005739~KEGG: mth:MTH1624 DNA topoisomerase I~PFAM: DNA topoisomerase type IA central domain protein; TOPRIM domain protein; DNA topoisomerase type IA zn finger domain protein~PRIAM: DNA topoisomerase~SMART: DNA topoisomerase I DNA-binding; DNA topoisomerase I ATP-binding; Toprim sub domain protein~SPTR: O27661 DNA topoisomerase 1~TIGRFAM: DNA topoisomerase I~PFAM: Toprim domain; Topoisomerase DNA binding C4 zinc finger; DNA topoisomerase~TIGRFAM: DNA topoisomerase I, archaeal), which translates to MTLVNEVIICEKPQAAEKIANSLSSSTKKKKYKNVPYWEIKKTDKKILVVPAVGHLYTLAPSNKKKDYFFDLEWTPVYLVDKKRKYIKNYIDAIKKLGKKADRYIHACDYDIEGTLIGYNVLRYCIGKKSLKKSLRMKFSTLTKRDIRKAYENLTSIDYGQVNGGITRHFLDFLFGVNISRALMNSIQNSTKKFVKLSAGRVQTPTLSILVDREREIKKFKPKTYWVIEAKTKFFTAKFKEQKIFDKNKALKIVKECKNKNAIVKSVKITKRYRNPPVPFDLTTLQSEAYRLFGFSPRKTQSLAQNLYLGGYISYPRTSSQKLPPSIDYEKIFEGLSKNPKFERYISKLSKPFKPYEGKKTDEAHPAIHPTGVMPKNLNEDESKLYELIVHRFIAVFADKAKIANLRGVLSINDYEFIFNKQKIIKEGWMSFYPYTSVKNEEFPEIKEGDKLKIEKIIKEEKKTKPPARYTAASLIKEMEVRGLGTKSTRAEIISALYDRKYIEGRKIKVKPLGIKIINILKKYCKKITSEKLTREFEKKIKRIIKGEINKENVITEAKNEVKDILNSIEDKQKEIGEELYNAYKKSKIIGKCKCGGNLIIRYSQKYKKRFVGCSNYPACKVTYSLPKNAIILESKCKRCGLPLISYGNPRRVACLNPKCGKKIDEEKIVGKCPKCGNDLIIKSGRYGKFVGCKGFPKCKYVRSI; encoded by the coding sequence ATGACTCTCGTAAATGAAGTTATAATTTGTGAAAAACCACAAGCAGCAGAGAAGATTGCTAATTCCTTATCTTCATCAACAAAAAAGAAAAAATACAAAAATGTACCATATTGGGAAATTAAAAAAACTGACAAAAAAATATTGGTAGTACCTGCTGTAGGACACTTATATACTTTAGCACCTTCAAATAAAAAGAAAGATTATTTTTTTGATTTAGAGTGGACACCTGTTTATTTAGTTGATAAAAAACGAAAATACATTAAAAATTATATTGATGCAATAAAAAAATTGGGTAAAAAAGCAGATAGATATATACATGCCTGTGATTATGATATAGAAGGAACTTTAATAGGTTACAATGTATTAAGGTATTGTATAGGCAAAAAATCTTTAAAAAAATCACTACGAATGAAATTTTCAACCTTAACAAAGAGAGATATAAGAAAAGCATATGAAAATCTCACATCTATAGATTATGGCCAGGTTAATGGAGGAATCACAAGACATTTTCTTGATTTTTTATTTGGTGTTAACATCTCTAGGGCATTGATGAACTCTATTCAGAATTCCACAAAAAAATTCGTCAAACTATCAGCTGGCAGGGTTCAAACCCCTACTCTCTCTATATTGGTGGATAGAGAAAGAGAAATCAAAAAATTTAAACCAAAAACATATTGGGTCATCGAAGCTAAAACTAAATTCTTTACGGCAAAATTTAAAGAACAAAAAATATTTGATAAAAATAAAGCATTAAAAATTGTTAAAGAATGTAAAAATAAAAATGCTATAGTAAAATCTGTGAAAATTACTAAAAGATACAGAAATCCCCCAGTTCCTTTTGACTTAACAACCTTGCAATCAGAAGCATATAGATTGTTTGGATTTAGCCCTAGAAAAACACAATCTCTGGCTCAAAATTTATATCTTGGTGGTTACATTTCATATCCTAGAACTTCTTCTCAGAAATTACCACCAAGTATTGATTATGAGAAAATATTTGAGGGATTATCTAAAAATCCCAAGTTCGAAAGATATATAAGTAAATTATCAAAGCCATTTAAACCGTATGAAGGTAAAAAAACTGATGAAGCTCATCCGGCAATCCATCCGACAGGTGTAATGCCAAAAAATTTGAATGAAGATGAATCAAAATTATATGAGTTGATAGTTCATAGATTTATTGCAGTTTTTGCTGATAAAGCCAAAATTGCAAATTTAAGAGGAGTATTATCCATAAATGATTATGAATTTATTTTTAATAAACAAAAAATAATTAAAGAAGGTTGGATGAGTTTTTATCCTTATACAAGTGTCAAAAATGAAGAATTTCCAGAAATTAAGGAAGGGGATAAATTAAAAATTGAAAAAATCATTAAAGAGGAGAAAAAAACCAAACCACCTGCTAGGTATACTGCAGCATCTTTAATTAAAGAAATGGAAGTTAGAGGTTTAGGTACGAAATCAACTAGGGCAGAAATAATATCTGCATTGTATGACAGGAAATATATAGAAGGTAGGAAGATTAAAGTTAAACCACTTGGAATAAAAATAATTAATATCTTAAAAAAATATTGTAAGAAAATTACTAGTGAAAAACTCACAAGAGAATTTGAAAAAAAGATAAAAAGAATAATAAAAGGAGAAATTAATAAAGAAAACGTGATTACTGAAGCTAAAAATGAAGTTAAAGATATATTAAATAGTATTGAAGATAAGCAAAAAGAAATAGGGGAAGAATTATATAATGCATATAAAAAATCAAAAATTATAGGTAAATGCAAATGTGGTGGAAATTTAATAATCAGGTATTCCCAAAAATACAAAAAAAGATTTGTAGGATGTTCAAATTACCCCGCATGTAAAGTTACTTATTCACTTCCAAAAAATGCAATAATTTTGGAAAGTAAATGTAAGAGATGTGGTTTACCCTTAATATCATATGGCAACCCCAGACGTGTAGCATGCTTAAATCCTAAATGTGGTAAAAAAATAGATGAAGAAAAAATAGTTGGGAAATGCCCTAAATGTGGAAATGATTTAATAATAAAATCAGGGAGATATGGTAAGTTTGTAGGTTGTAAAGGATTCCCAAAATGTAAATATGTAAGATCTATTTGA